ttgttgcaaccccattactagcctgttcaacctctctttcgtatcgtatGAGAtccccatagattggaaagctgccgcggtcatccccctcttcaaagggggagacactctagacccaaactgctatatctatctatatctatcctATATCTAtcttaccctgcctttctaaggtcttcgaaagccaagttaacaaacagattaccgaccatttcgaatcccaccgtaccttctccgctatgcaatctggtttcagagctggtcatgggtgcacctgtgccacgctcaaggtcctaaacgacatcataaccgccatcgataagagacattactgtgcagccgcattcatagacctggccaaggctttcgactctgtcatccaccacattcttatcggccaACTcagcagccttggtttctcaaatgattgcctcgcctggttcaacaactacttctctgatagagttcagtgtgtcaaatcggagggcctgttgtccggacctctggcagtctctatgggggtgccacagggttcaattctcgggccaactcttttctctgtatacatcaatgatgtcgctcttgctgctggtgattccctgatccacctctacgcagacaacaccattctgtatacctctggcccttcattggacactgtgttaatttacctccagacgagcttcaatgccatccAACTCTCCTTCCTTGGTCtcaaactgctcttaaatgcaagtaaaactaaatgcatgctcttcaaccgatcgctgcccgcacctgcccgcccgtccagcatcactactctgtacggttctgacttagaatatgtggacaactacaaatacctaggtgtctggttagactgtaaactctccttccagactcacattaagcatctccaattcaaaattaaatctagaaatcggcttcctatttcgcaacaaagcatccttcactcatgctgccaaacataccctcgtaaaactgaccatcctaccgatcctcaacttcggcgatgccatttacaaaatagcctccaacattctactcaacaaattggatgcagtctatcacagtgccatccgttttgtcaccaaagccccatatactacccaccactgcgacctgtacgctctcgttggctggccctcgcttcatactcgtcgccaaacccactggttccagatcatctacaagtctctgctaggtaaagccccgccttatctcagctcactggtcaccatagcagcacccacccgtagcacgcgctccagcaggtatatctcactggtcactcccaaagccaattcttcctttggccacctttccttccagttctctgctggcaatgactggaacgaactgcaaaaatcactgaagctggagactcatatctccctcactagctttaagcaccagctgtcagagcagctcacagatcactgcacctgtaagtagcccgtctgtaaatagcccatccaactaccatatccccatactgtatttatttatctatcttgctcctttgcaccccagtatctctacttgcacattcatcttctgcacatctaccattccagtgtttaattgctatattgtaattacttcgccaccatggcctatttattgccttaactcccttatcctacctcatttgcacatgctgtatatagactttttctactatattattgactgtatgtttgtttaatccatgtgtaactctgtgttgttgtatgtgtcgaactgctttgctttatcttggccaggtcgcagttgcaaatgagaacttgttctcaactagcctacctggttaaataaaggtgaaataaataaaaatatatataaaaaaatactgTAAGTTTGTAATATTGATGGgcacatcacatttacatttacttttttGTAAATAAACTATGCAATTCATGTAACACACTTGCTATCTTATCTCCTTGTTGCTTGAGATGTATTTACTGAAAATATTTTGGATGTTCAACACATAGACCCAGATTATATATTCATGGAAACAGAGTGACCCAAGTCTCTCCAGTatgtgagtagagtacagtacagtgtgagtgagtgagtgagtgagtgagtgagtgagtgagtgagtgagtgagtgagtgagtgagtgagtgagtgagtgagtgagtgagtgagtgagagagagagagagagagagagagagagagagagagagagagagagagagagagagagagagagagagagagagagagagagagagagagagagagagagagagagagagagagaaagaaattgagCTGCAGTTCCGAGGTATTCATAGTATGACTATTCATAGTATGTTAAAGAATTCTAGTGAAGTAACCCTTTTGGACCACACTATCTGCCACATTAAAGAACTCCGGGTTAAGTGAATTATCACTTCTACCTCTAATCAGCAATCATAGGATTCATTCATGCTCCTTAGATGCCAGGTTAGGGTTACACACACATTTTCTGTCATAGTCTATGGACCCCTTGAAGTAGCCTTGGCCACCTCATGTATAAAACTCTAATTCCACCACTGATGATGAGTGGTACTTTTGATTATCTCTTCATCTCGACAAAACAACTTCTGTGATGTTGTGATCATGAGACAATTATCTCATGATCTTGACAAAACAAATGTTGTTATGTGGTGATCATGACATAACGAGgtaatatttgttttattaatATGTCCTCTCTGGACTTCCATACAATTTGTAGaagacagctagctacattttgaagttttgcattttgattcaagtgggtcgcAAACGCGGTAATGCAACACCTTATTGGTTAACAAAAATCCAGCAATATCACACTGAAATCAATAGAAGGGGGCAAATGTTTGGGGTGAAGCAGTGTTTAAACTATCACTATTCAAAGACCACACGGAAATTTGGAATATGGTTAAATGAGAACTTGTAGAAGGCTTGTATCTATATTTTGTAATGCCGGATGTTGATTTCGGGAGGCtgccatcaaggaaaagggtgcaAACCACACTTTTTATGTTAGTAATGTAGTTTCCTCCAGTAACCACGAGCACAACCGTTCCTTGATTTTAACTGGCGGCTTTATTCTGTAGATTTAGTCAGAATTATCACCTTCCGTGAGAACTATAAAGTAAATGAAAAATACAGTTAAGCACACTCTTACAACCTTATCTTACGAGTGACTTATTAGTTTGGTATAACTCTGAAGTGCTTACATAAATAAACAGTTTAGCCGGCGCTATAATAGTATTAGATTAAACAcatgaataaaggaaaaataccTCATTGGCTGCTTATTACAGAAGGGAGGAAATCAAACTTCACACTTATTATTCCTGGCATGAATTCACGCTTCATCCTTAATTATTATAACGTTACCATCCTAACATATACGCTTCAAACTTTATGAACTACACCCGATGACATGAAAACTTAGCTAACACAGCGCGGGATTGCCTTCCCTCCAAAAGTGTGTTGCTACAAtaaggatccccgttacaacagttATTAGCTACGTAGTTCCGCTTGTCTTATGATTTCCCCGCACAGCGGACACGTAAACAATTCAAACACAAAacaacgacataacctgtaagtCTAACTGTCAGTTACAAGTAAACTTTAACTAATCACGACGCGACAAAGAATGTAAACAGTGACAACGGTTGACTGCTATTTAATTTGATAGTTTGACTGTCAAATTGGTGTGTGGCCAGTGACTTTTAAATAGAGACCGCCCTGAGTTTTCCGTGCCATTTGAAAGATCGAAAATTAACTCGGCGTTTCTAGTGAAAATTAACTCGGCGTTCCTGCACAACCACAGCGCGTGACAAAATCAACGGTACAAAACCAAAGATATTGATCTGTTTTAAGCAATTGATCTTGTCATCGTGTTGACTATAAACTTTTATACTAACATAACCAATTTCGGGTAAAAAGGATGTGTAATTCCACTCAATTTTATGGGGTGAAAATGCAAGCTTGTGTAAGGCAGTAGTAACAAACTGGGAAATTAGTGCAATATAAAATAATGAATATGTCAAAATAATTTAACATGATAGTTTGTTGCCCACTAAAAAAACGATTACAACAATGACATATTTCTCACTAATTGAACCATTTCGACAGTTTAAAAAGGCTGAGTACTAGAGCCTCCATACTCTTTGGATTGGTGTATACATCTCGTTATTTTAAAACAGTTTTGAATATTCGATGAGGGGTGTTGACATCATCCGCCTGTATTCAATGAAGAGAGATGCTACGCTGCTCTGAAAGACGCTAACCAAATTCCAatatcgatcaatgtgatacaatccttttccaaagcgtctggtctatatcttaacattaataaatgtgaactcGTGCCTGTCAAAGATTATGTGACACCttcatattgtaacgaccctgggtcgttacaatattatggtattccagtaaaagaagaccttacatatttaggcataaccattacaaaggatcagaagtctagaggcttacacaattttaaccctcttattaaaaaaccccagaagaagctaaatcaatggctacagagggacttatctttaaaaggtagagtcctaataaccaaggctgaCGGTATCCCTAGACTAACATATggcgctctatctttatatcttgacagtaaaataagcaaggagatagaccagatgcttttcaactttctgtggagaaaccgtacccattacattaggaaaactgttgtaatgaacacttatgagaatggtggGCTGAATTGTTTGGACTTACTaccttaaataatacttttaagatcaattggataaaacaattcctaagacgaaccacttctatctggaattttattcctcatcacgtcttctctacttttggtggccttaacttcatgttgtttTGCAATATGTGTGTttccacacacatacctacttgttaacaaaattaaggaagtttcctttaaaattattcataaatattatcctgccaaccactatatgaagaagtttaaggaaaacatcaactcaaattgcccattttgtaatgaccacccggaaacagtgttgcatcttttttggcattgtattcatgtaagaaaactggcaagacatcagtagatttataattgaacacttTTATGAAGGtcttacactattgtggagagatgtactgcttggattctttacctacgataggaataagctgaaacatttttatgtaattcatttcattattcttttggccaaatttcatattcacaaatgtaaatttacaacaaaaaaacccaaattttcttaccctacaaaaaatactctaacaaaaaagctgttagaattataagtgtatgtatgtcccttaaggtccttgtgtaatgtgatattgtaccccctagctcaattgtccattgtatataatctatatatacttgtgttccctcatgtatttgttgttaataaaaataaaaataataaaaagatgCTACGCTGCTAGCCTCATGTCATGAATATGGGTAGCCATCTCGAGACAACTCCGATAGAAAGTATTCTTTCTCAAAGTTaccgggatgtcacgtgtccttcTTTTATCACAGTAAACGCATAACAATCTAAGCACTACGAAACTTTTATTCAATCAAATAAACGTTACATAGGaaaaaatatattacatttttgttgaccaaattcgacactcattaaccaccatacaaaaactcctcgcTTGGTGAGCGAAAGAAATGAAACAACGCCACCTggtggagaagacagatttttggCCCCATTAACCCTCTCGCTTCGAGTAACGCGGAACCTTTGAGACACTGCTGTCTGGGATGGACGGTCAGAGATTTGAGTGACATACCCAACGAACATTTCCGGCCAGTTTAACGCGTTCGGAGgattgtcactagttaccacagccaattgatcttcttaaaatctgattttaaccataaccacactgctaaccttatgcctaacccttaattttaattaagaccaaaaagctcatttttgttttcatgtggtaactagtgacaacccgtCCGTAATGTTGGGTTGTCAATCAGTTAGTGCAATAAGGAACCCTTGGGACGTCCATACCCTAAACCTAATCTCAAACCCtacctaaccataaccatttTAAACGTAATCTTCATTGTAGGGACGTCCTAAATATCCCGGAAAACAGACCTTTGTCAATCTAGGGTGCCTTCGTAAactctactccgatttcagagcgctCTCGTTTCAGCATGTCAGAGCGCAAAATAATTTACGAACGTTCAACAcgcgttgaatatggccggtatcAGTACACGTTGGcaaaaaagtgtaattaaattgttgccagcagcacagtcaccaacgctctagataacatgaaaacagtctaaccagttctgctagggtgagtaataTGGTTAGAGTGAGGTGTTCTATCATTTTTGTCCGGAAGTGGCTGGCAAACTAGCTAACTTTAGTTTGTTTGccagttgtgaggtcagaacgctcggatcaaacCTACCCCTCGTCCAGTGTGCGGTCTGCCCGAAacactgaatttacgaacggacaatctgacaacgctctgaatttactaacgcCAAGAGCGCACTCTGGctctccagattgaatttacgaacacacccctaGCTGCTGTCTGTCATTATAATAGCTTTCACACTGTGGCTAACAACACTGGTTGAGAATAAGACATTTCAATCCCAAAATGGTGCTGCTGACAATGATCGCTCGGTTGGCGGATGGACTGCCGCTGGCCGCATCAATGCAAGAGGACGAACAGGTTAATATTGATGGTTTTCCCTGTCAATGTCAGATAACATTAGCtattttagctagttagctaacactaGCAATTCAATGTAACGTTAGCTATCGAACTATTGGAAAATAGCTTGTCagatagcttgctagctagctacgtgtGCAATATGTATTCTATAATCTATTCGGTGTATATCTATGCAGGCCTACTTCATAATAAAACCATATTATTAGCTAGTTGTTTGATTGTGTCTATCATTGAAATCCAGATGGATTTATTTCAGCTGTCAGAGTAACAGGCAGCTAGCTAATCATAATGGACAGATTTAGTCAGTTTATGTGATGTAACTAGAGGAAGAGATACAATATCTGGGCTTCCGcaaggcgcagtggtctaaggcagtgcttgaggcgtcactacagacactggttcGAATCTagcctgtatcacaaccggccgtgattgggagtcccatagggcggcgcacaattggcccggtgtaggctgtcattgtaaataagaatttgttcttaactgacttgcctagttaaaaaaagattacacagttgaagtcggacgtttacatacacttatgttggagtcattaaaactcatttttgaaccactccacaaatttcttgttaacaaactctattttttgcaagttggttaggacatctacatagtgcatgacacaagtaatttttacaacaattgtttacagacagattattttacttataattcactgtatcccaattccagtgggtcagaagtttacatgcactaagttgactgtgcctttaaacagcttggaaaattcccaaaaatgatgtcatggctttctttagaagcttctgataggctaattgacataatttgagtcaattggagtgtgtacctgtggatgttttcaAGGCCTACtgtcaaactcagtgcatctttgcttgacatgatcagaaaatcaaaagaaatcagccaagacctcagaaaaaattgtagacctccacaagtctggttcatccttgggagcaatttccaaacgcctgaagataccacgttcatctgtacaaacaatagtacgcaagtataaacactatggaaCCAcagagccgtcataccgctcaggaaggagacgcgttctgtctcctagagatgaacgtactttggtgcgaaaagtgcaaatcaatcgcagaacaacagcaaaggaccttgtgaagatgctggaggaaacggctacaaaagtatctatatccacagtaaaatgagtcctatatcgacataacctgaaaggccgctcagcaaggaagaagccactgctccaaaacttccATTAAAAAtgacagactatggtttgcaactgcacatgaggacaaagattgtactttttggagaaatgtcctctagtctgatgaaacagaaatataactgtttagccataatgaccattgttatgtttggaggaaaaagggtgactcttgcaagccgaagaacaccatcccaaccatgaagcacggggctggcagcatcatgttgtggggatgctttgctgcaggatggactggtgcacttcacaaaatagatggcatcatgaggaaagaaaagtatgtggatatattgaagcaacatctcaagacatcagtcaggaagttaaagcttggtctaaaatgggtcttccaaatggacaatgaccccaagcatacttccaaagttgtggcaaaatggctgaaggacaacaaagtcaagctattgaagtggccatcacaaagccctgacctcaatcctacagaaaatttgtgggcagaactgaaaaagcgtgtgcaagctaGGAGGCCTAtaaaacctgactcagtcacaccagccctgtcaggaggaatgggccaaaattcacccaacttattatgggaagcttgtggaaggctacctgaaacgtttgatccaagttaaacaatttaaaggcaaagctaccaaaAACGAATTGTGTGTATGgtaacttctgaccaactgggaatgtgatgaaaaaaaaaattctctctaccattctgacatttcacattcttaaaataaagtggtgatcctaactgatctaagacagggaatttttacgaggattaaatgtcaggaattgtgaaaaactgaatttaaatgtatttggcaaaggtgtataaacttctgacttcaactgtatatatatatatatacacacacacaaaaagtatgtggacaccccttcaaattagtgaatttcagccacccgttgctgacaggtgcacAAAATCGACCACACAGacatgaaatctccatagacaaacattggcagtagaatggcattaccgaagaggtcagtgactttcaacgtggcatcttcataggatgtcacctttccaacaaatcagtttgtcaaatttctgccctgctagagctgcccctaggaacaacaacggctcagccgcaaaatggtaggccacaagatcacagaacgggactgtcaAGTGTTGaagtgcgtaaaaatcatctgtcctcgattgcaacacttagtaccgagttccaaactgcctctggaagcaacgtcagcacaataactgttcgtcaggagcttcatgaaatgggtttccatggctgagcacaagtctaagatcaccatccacaatgccaagcgtcggctggagtggtgtaaagcttgccaccattggactctggagcaatgaaagcacattctctggagtgatgaatcacagttcaacatctggcagtccggcggacgaatatgggtttggcggatgcctgtggagaatgctacctgccccaataatggtctggggctgtttttcatggttaggCTCcgtaattccagtgaagggacttcttaacgctgcagcatacaatgacattctagatgattctgtgcttccaaatttgaggcaacagtttggggaaggccatttcctgtttcagcattataatgcccccgtacacaaagcgaggtccataaagaaatggtttgttgtgatctgtgtggaagaacttgactggcctgcacagagccctgaccgcaACCCCACGAACACCTTTGCgctgaattggaacgccaactgcgagcccgGCCTAATCGccgtgcccaacctcactaatactcttgtggcagaatggaagcaagtccccgcagcaatgttccaacagctagtggaaagcctttccagaaaagtggaggctgttatagcggcaaagggaggaccaactccatattaatgcccatgattttggaataagatgttcaacgtgcatgtgtccacatacttgtgatCATGTAGTGTAGGTAGTGAGTCAAAGACCAATGCTCAATGCAGAACAGCCATTTGTATACTGTGCTGAATGATGTTGTGATAGTGTATCTCCTCTGGTTAATCAAATCGCTAAGTCCATTGAGTAAATTCTGCTCCCTTTAGTTAATTTGTGATGGTCTACTTCATTCATCCTTGTTACTTTCTTGTAGTTGTAGCAAATCAGGCAGCCATGTATTTCTAGGACATGTGTAGTATTTATGAGTTGCAGTAGGCTACATATGAGTCTTGCCACCTGCTGGAAGAACTTTAACACGTTTCCCTTGCTTTCTTATCTGCTCTCCCAAAGGGAAGTGAGAAGGTTGGTCTTTTCTCTGCACTGTAACCAATGTTTGGACATCATACATATTGTTATTGTTCCTGTGATGTGTTACTGTGTTTACCATACCCAGACCACCCGCTTCTTTGTCGATAACATTTATATTGATCCCAATCATTGGTTCAGTGTCCTCTTAAATATGCTTGGTTGCATAATCTTGCTCTGTCCTCCGTGTTTAGTTGGGTCGGGACCTGCAACAGTACCAGAGCCAGGCTAAACAGCTGTTTAGGAAACTCAACGACCAGAGTCCCACACGTTGCACATTAGAGGCTGGCTCCATGTCCTTCCAGTGAGTTCAAACCAGTTAGAGGAAAgacgccacacacacagacactcgcGCACTCTCTTTTGGCAAAACACTCATCACAATTAAAATACCATTAACATACTTATACCATGCACTAATAAGCAGGTATCCACTGACCTTTATGCTTCTCAAACACTCCACTCTCATGTTTCCCTCATGGTTCTCCCAACAGCTACGTCATAGAAAAAGGAGTAGTCTACCTAGTGCTTTCTGAAGCAAGCTTTCACAAAAAACTTGCCTTTGCTTACCTGGAAGACCTGCAGGCAGAGTTCCATGAACAGCACGGGAAGAAAGTCTCCACTGTGTCCCGACCGTACTCCTTCATTGAGTTTGGTGAGATTCAATTAAATATATCATCATTAGAATCCCTACTAACAACCCAACGTtgattaaaggtccaatgcagccattctTATCTCAATATTAaattatttctgggtaacaattaacgA
This genomic interval from Salvelinus alpinus chromosome 6, SLU_Salpinus.1, whole genome shotgun sequence contains the following:
- the LOC139578373 gene encoding vesicle-trafficking protein SEC22b-B-like; the encoded protein is MVLLTMIARLADGLPLAASMQEDEQLGRDLQQYQSQAKQLFRKLNDQSPTRCTLEAGSMSFHYVIEKGVVYLVLSEASFHKKLAFAYLEDLQAEFHEQHGKKVSTVSRPYSFIEFDTYIQKTKKSYIDSRARRNLGSINTELQDVQRIMVANIEEVLQRGEALSALDSKASNLSSLSKKYRSDAKYLNTRSTYAKLAAGGVFFIMLIVYVRFWWL